Proteins from one Coffea arabica cultivar ET-39 chromosome 8c, Coffea Arabica ET-39 HiFi, whole genome shotgun sequence genomic window:
- the LOC140013820 gene encoding monocopper oxidase-like protein SKU5 → MASSSFPAFSFICITTWLLVGFCSAEDPFANFDFVVSYITASPLGVPQQVIAVNGKFPGPTINVTTNYNVVVNVKNKLDEDLLMHWSGIFMRKSSWQDGVLGTNCPIPPKWNWTYQFQVKDQIGSFFYFPSINFQRASGGFGSFIINNREIIPIPFDTPHGDITIVMGDWYIRNHTALRRDLNSGKDLGIPDGVLINGKGPYRYNDSLVPDGIDYEKIEVHPGKTYRIRVSNVGISTSLNFRIQNHNLLLAETEGSYTVQQNYSSLDIHVGQSYSFLVTMDQNASSDYYIVTSARMVNESQWQKVTGVGILHYTNSKGKASGPLPDPPQDQFDKTFSMNQARSIRWNVTASGARPNPQGSFRYGSINVTEVYVLKNKPPVTVNGKQRATLSGVSFVNPATPIRLADQYKVKGVYKLDFPTRPLTGSPRMETSIINGTYRGFMEVILQNNDTKMHTYHMSGYNFFVVGMDFGEWTENSRGTYNKWDGIARVTTQVFPGAWTAVLVSLDNVGVWNLRTENLDSWYLGQETYVRVVNPEATNKTELPIPDNALFCGALGKLQKPQDISLATSIMVNRSELCFTLLLMISMLITIFQ, encoded by the exons ATGGCTTCTTCCAGCTTTCctgctttttcttttatctGCATTACTACTTGGCTTCTGGTGGGCTTCTGCTCTGCTGAGGATCCCTTTGCTAACTTTGATTTTGTAGTCTCTTACATTACTGCTTCTCCTCTTGGTGTCCCTCAGCAG GTTATTGCTGTGAATGGAAAGTTTCCAGGGCCTACCATTAACGTTACTACTAACTACAATGTTGTTGTCAATGTGAAGAACAAGTTAGATGAAGATCTTCTTATGCATTG GTCTGGTATATTTATGAGGAAGAGCTCATGGCAAGATGGGGTGCTTGGGACTAATTGTCCCATACCTCCAAAGTGGAACTGGACTTACCAGTTTCAGGTTAAGGACCAGATTGGTAGCTTCTTTTACTTCCCTTCCATAAACTTTCAGAGAGCCTCTGGTGGCTTTGGAAGCTTTATCATCAATAACAGGGAAATTATTCCAATTCCTTTTGATACGCCTCATGGTGATATTACAATTGTGATGGGTGATTGGTACATTCGAAACCACAcg GCTCTAAGGAGAGATCTTAATTCTGGAAAAGATCTTGGGATTCCTGATGGCGTATTGATTAATGGAAAAGGACCTTATAGATACAATGATTCTCTCGTCCCTGATGGCATTGACTATGAAAAAATTGAAGTCCATCCAG GAAAAACCTATAGAATTCGTGTAAGCAATGTTGGAATATCAACTAGTTTGAACTTCAGAATTCAAAATCATAACCTACTTCTAGCTGAAACAGAGGGATCATATACAGTGCAGCAGAATTATTCTAGCTTAGACATTCATGTTGGACAATCATACTCTTTTTTGGTAACCATGGATCAGAATGCAAGTAGCGATTACTACATAGTCACAAGTGCGAGGATGGTGAATGAATCACAATGGCAAAAAGTCACAGGTGTTGGAATCCTGCACTATACAAATTCGAAAGGAAAGGCATCTGGTCCTCTTCCAGACCCACCGCAAGATCAGTTTGACAAAACCTTCTCGATGAACCAGGCTAGATCGATCAG GTGGAATGTGACTGCTAGTGGTGCTCGCCCGAACCCTCAAGGTTCCTTCAGATATGGTTCAATTAATGTGACCGAAGTATATGTACTAAAAAATAAACCACCAGTAACTGTAAACGGCAAACAACGAGCAACACTCAGTGGGGTTTCATTTGTTAATCCTGCAACTCCCATCAGGCTTGCTGACCAATATAAAGTAAAGGGTGTCTACAAACTTGATTTTCCAACCAGGCCACTCACAGGATCCCCTAGGATGGAAACTTCAATTATCAATGGCACTTATAGGGGGTTTATGGAGGTGATACTGCAGAACAATGATACCAAGATGCATACATATCACATGAGTGGCTATAACTTTTTTGTGGTTGG AATGGATTTTGGTGAGTGGACTGAGAATAGCAGAGGAACATACAACAAGTGGGATGGCATTGCTCGCGTTACAACTCAG GTGTTCCCTGGGGCTTGGACAGCTGTTCTGGTCTCCCTTGATAATGTTGGAGTTTGGAACCTTAGAACAGAGAACCTTGACTCATGGTATCTTGGCCAAGAGACATATGTCAGAGTTGTTAATCCAGAGGCAACGAACAAAACAGAGTTGCCTATCCCAGATAATGCTCTGTTTTGTGGTGCTCTAGGCAAATTGCAAAA GCCACAAGATATATCTTTGGCTACATCGATCATGGTCAATCGGTCAGAGCTATGTTTTACTCTGCTGCTAATGATTTCCATGTTAATCACCATATTCCAATAG